The Flammeovirgaceae bacterium genome contains a region encoding:
- a CDS encoding winged helix-turn-helix transcriptional regulator — protein sequence MDNNSCIRQQADIKQINRCKDRVSELNGSFDYLSNGLELAGNNVRLKILFLLYEEKRLCVCDISDILGMTISAVSQHLRKLKDRKLIETEREAQTIFYSLTKEYEKMLRPFFKILDENKILETI from the coding sequence ATGGACAATAATTCTTGCATACGACAACAAGCAGACATTAAACAAATAAATCGCTGTAAAGACCGAGTTTCAGAACTCAACGGCTCGTTTGACTATTTATCGAACGGACTTGAATTAGCGGGAAACAACGTAAGACTCAAAATTCTGTTTCTGCTCTATGAAGAAAAACGACTTTGTGTCTGTGATATAAGCGACATTCTTGGAATGACAATTTCAGCAGTTTCACAACACTTGCGAAAACTAAAAGACAGAAAACTAATTGAAACAGAAAGAGAAGCTCAAACCATTTTTTACTCATTGACAAAAGAGTATGAAAAAATGCTGAGACCGTTTTTCAAAATACTTGACGAGAATAAAATATTAGAAACAATATGA
- the merTP gene encoding mercuric transport protein MerTP → MKTDNKLIGAGLLTAIAASLCCITPVLALIAGTSGLASTFSWLEPFRPYFIGLTILVLGFAWYQKLKPKKQINCNCETEVKPKFIQSKKFLGIVTAFAIVMLAFPHYSNIFYPKSEKQIIVVDKSNIQKVEFTISGMTCASCGEHVNHEVNKLTGIISSNASYENGNAIVEFDNSKTNIADIEKAINSTGYSVTDKKEN, encoded by the coding sequence ATGAAAACAGACAACAAACTAATTGGAGCAGGGCTTTTGACAGCAATTGCCGCTTCATTGTGTTGCATTACACCAGTCTTGGCTCTCATTGCAGGGACAAGCGGACTTGCTTCAACTTTTTCTTGGCTTGAACCTTTCCGACCGTATTTTATCGGTTTGACAATTTTGGTTCTTGGTTTTGCTTGGTATCAAAAGTTGAAACCAAAAAAACAAATTAACTGTAACTGTGAAACAGAAGTAAAACCTAAATTCATTCAATCAAAAAAGTTTTTAGGAATTGTAACAGCATTTGCAATCGTTATGCTTGCCTTTCCACACTACTCCAACATTTTCTATCCAAAGTCAGAAAAGCAAATCATAGTAGTAGACAAATCCAATATTCAAAAAGTAGAATTTACCATTAGCGGAATGACTTGTGCAAGTTGTGGCGAACACGTAAATCACGAAGTAAATAAATTGACAGGAATAATAAGTTCAAACGCTTCATACGAAAATGGAAACGCAATTGTAGAATTTGACAACTCAAAAACTAACATTGCAGACATTGAAAAAGCAATTAACTCAACAGGATATTCTGTAACCGACAAAAAAGAAAATTAA
- a CDS encoding RNA polymerase sigma factor: protein MNLEFEIYAEQLKSYLYRLTANKEDAEDLLHDTFIKAHEKIETFKGNSSLKTWVFSIATNLAKDNQRVKNRWDLDVQDKCKNAAVENPKVAERIVLSFNSQSDLHFELKEHINYCFTCVAKNLTLEKQIAIILKEIYDFKRTEIAKILNVTEGVVKHLLHDGRKELQLKYENRCALINKTGVCYQCAELNDYLQTEKNSTEKISKLGLSRDKSPEENLKLRFQIINQINPLHSNGADLEDTIMQILRETIIDR from the coding sequence ATGAATTTAGAATTTGAAATATACGCTGAACAGCTAAAGTCATACTTATATAGACTGACAGCAAATAAAGAAGATGCGGAAGATTTGCTGCATGACACTTTTATAAAGGCTCATGAGAAAATTGAAACCTTTAAGGGAAATTCATCTTTAAAAACTTGGGTGTTTAGTATTGCTACCAATCTTGCCAAGGACAATCAAAGAGTTAAAAATCGTTGGGACTTAGATGTTCAAGACAAATGCAAAAATGCGGCAGTCGAAAACCCGAAAGTTGCGGAAAGAATAGTTTTATCGTTTAATAGCCAATCGGACTTACACTTTGAATTAAAGGAACATATCAACTATTGCTTCACTTGTGTTGCCAAAAACCTGACTTTGGAGAAACAAATAGCAATAATTTTAAAAGAAATATATGATTTCAAACGGACTGAAATTGCCAAAATACTGAATGTAACAGAAGGTGTGGTAAAACACCTATTGCATGACGGCAGAAAAGAACTTCAATTAAAATATGAAAACAGATGTGCTCTGATTAACAAAACCGGGGTATGTTATCAATGTGCTGAGTTAAACGACTATTTACAAACCGAGAAAAATTCAACTGAAAAAATTTCCAAATTAGGTTTAAGTCGGGATAAATCACCAGAAGAAAACCTTAAGCTGCGATTTCAAATCATCAATCAAATCAACCCTTTACACAGCAATGGTGCCGACTTAGAAGACACTATAATGCAAATATTAAGAGAAACCATAATTGACCGGTAG
- a CDS encoding alpha/beta fold hydrolase yields MTTTTNGKSNQPKWLDKNEYPFKNHFFTLPEGNMHYVDEGEGDPIVMVHGNPAWSFEFRNVIKEMSKTHRCLAPDHIGFGLSDKPENWTYLPEQHAKNFELWMDSLDLHNITLVVNDWGGPIGLSYALKHPERIKKIVILNTWLWSVENDPHFKKFSNFMGSWFGRLLIKRFNFFGKQVVKKAVGDSKKLSKNIHKHYYLHLETPAQRKGCYVFPKQIIGSSKWLDSLWQQKDKIISIPTTFVWGMKDIAFREQDLNFWLDNWKNTTVVKLPEIGHFPQEEAPEEVIKVLKAK; encoded by the coding sequence ATGACGACAACAACAAACGGCAAATCCAATCAACCTAAATGGCTCGATAAAAACGAGTATCCATTTAAAAATCATTTTTTCACCTTGCCTGAGGGAAATATGCACTATGTGGACGAAGGGGAAGGAGACCCCATAGTAATGGTGCATGGCAACCCAGCATGGAGTTTTGAGTTTAGAAATGTGATTAAGGAAATGTCCAAAACACATCGCTGTTTAGCTCCTGACCATATTGGGTTTGGGCTATCGGACAAACCTGAAAATTGGACGTACCTACCCGAACAACACGCCAAAAACTTTGAGCTTTGGATGGACAGCTTGGATTTACACAATATTACCCTTGTTGTAAATGACTGGGGTGGCCCTATTGGACTATCTTATGCCCTTAAACATCCTGAGAGAATAAAGAAAATTGTCATTTTGAACACATGGCTTTGGAGTGTAGAAAATGACCCGCATTTCAAAAAGTTCAGCAATTTTATGGGAAGCTGGTTTGGACGACTTCTGATAAAAAGATTTAATTTCTTTGGCAAACAAGTGGTTAAGAAAGCTGTTGGCGACTCAAAGAAATTGAGCAAAAATATACACAAGCATTACTATCTTCATTTGGAAACACCTGCACAACGAAAAGGATGTTACGTTTTCCCAAAACAAATCATCGGCTCAAGCAAGTGGTTAGACAGTTTGTGGCAACAGAAAGACAAAATCATCAGTATTCCCACAACCTTTGTATGGGGTATGAAAGATATTGCTTTCAGAGAACAGGATTTGAACTTTTGGCTTGACAATTGGAAAAATACAACTGTAGTCAAACTTCCTGAAATAGGGCATTTCCCGCAAGAAGAAGCACCAGAAGAAGTAATTAAGGTTTTAAAAGCAAAGTAA